In Mycobacterium sp. JS623, one genomic interval encodes:
- a CDS encoding cytochrome P450, producing MFSPLIAAGRLNVSAAIRTHRRGYSGWTGAVNTGYDPLDPAVAAQPHAAYDALHRSGRVHYNPRRATWILHRLDDVRAALRDTDRVTSSHGVTRVRMVADLVVVTDGEQHSRLRKQVQPAFTKGALDSWRTIIDKLAAELVDDMIAAGNCDAVERLTMPMPLRVIAAILGVPESDIADFRRWSDDSTQLINFTPTFSGVVSTARSMRAAVALHRYFLKHLADGELKGSDTVLGRLLEHNTDGALTDNQLFYIAILLLIAGNETTTNLLGGMLHTYAEHPDQYDMIRANPDLIPQAIEEHVRYTSPIQNLYRYTRADYQVGEVTIPSGSRVLMSFGAANRDPLAFDDPNTFRADRNPRSHVGFGYGPHLCLGAPLARMEAQAVLRELVDRVSRIETTGPTTWSTNSSLRGPTQLPVILHEGSTP from the coding sequence ATGTTCTCGCCCCTCATTGCGGCGGGGCGATTGAACGTCTCTGCGGCGATCCGCACGCACAGACGTGGCTACAGCGGCTGGACGGGCGCGGTCAATACCGGCTATGACCCGTTGGACCCAGCCGTCGCCGCACAACCCCACGCTGCCTACGACGCTTTGCACCGCAGCGGACGAGTCCACTACAACCCCCGGCGCGCGACCTGGATTCTGCACAGACTCGACGATGTCCGCGCAGCCCTACGCGACACAGACCGGGTAACCAGCAGCCATGGAGTGACCCGAGTACGGATGGTCGCCGATCTGGTAGTGGTCACCGATGGCGAGCAGCACAGCCGCCTGCGTAAACAAGTCCAGCCGGCGTTCACAAAAGGTGCACTGGACAGTTGGCGCACCATCATCGACAAGCTTGCCGCCGAACTCGTCGACGACATGATTGCTGCTGGCAACTGTGATGCCGTCGAGCGGCTAACAATGCCGATGCCGCTTCGAGTGATCGCCGCCATCCTGGGTGTCCCCGAGAGCGACATCGCCGACTTCCGCCGTTGGTCAGACGACAGCACCCAACTGATCAACTTCACCCCTACATTCAGTGGTGTCGTGAGTACCGCGCGATCCATGCGGGCCGCTGTAGCGCTGCACCGCTACTTCTTGAAGCACCTCGCAGATGGAGAGCTCAAGGGATCGGACACCGTCCTCGGACGCCTGTTGGAGCACAACACCGACGGAGCGCTCACTGACAACCAGTTGTTCTATATCGCCATCCTGCTGCTGATCGCCGGTAACGAGACCACGACCAACCTGCTCGGCGGGATGCTGCACACCTACGCCGAGCATCCCGATCAATACGACATGATCCGTGCCAATCCGGACCTCATCCCGCAGGCCATCGAAGAACATGTCCGTTACACCAGCCCCATTCAGAACCTCTACCGCTACACCCGTGCCGACTATCAAGTAGGCGAGGTCACCATCCCATCGGGCTCGCGTGTGTTGATGTCATTCGGAGCGGCCAACCGCGATCCACTTGCCTTCGACGACCCCAACACCTTCCGCGCCGACCGAAACCCACGCTCCCACGTCGGTTTTGGCTACGGTCCACATCTATGCCTCGGAGCGCCACTGGCCCGCATGGAGGCACAGGCCGTACTCCGTGAACTGGTCGACCGCGTTTCGCGAATCGAAACCACCGGACCCACAACGTGGTCCACCAATAGCTCACTTCGCGGGCCTACCCAACTACCCGTCATCCTCCACGAGGGGTCGACGCCATGA
- a CDS encoding TetR/AcrR family transcriptional regulator, whose protein sequence is MKVPNIRDARRDMYRQQIISAAEFEFARAGFDKTKVTDIARTADVSLATVYKNFAGKDEIWDALNRQRMDEFIAAGRQALEDVDTPLDRLFSALRALVVYFTEHPNYLRLHINEGLNWATAGVDWGRGNQRAAWQIGLDTMVELAEDVIASGETPSMSPSVLAGLAVSALQVWLTDWANSGCDRPADEVARELVEHMKRSLTIRSVAERSS, encoded by the coding sequence GTGAAAGTTCCGAATATTCGCGATGCACGCCGCGACATGTACCGCCAGCAGATCATCTCTGCCGCAGAGTTCGAATTCGCCAGAGCGGGCTTCGACAAAACGAAGGTCACCGACATCGCTCGGACCGCCGATGTGTCTCTCGCGACGGTGTACAAGAACTTCGCCGGTAAAGACGAGATTTGGGATGCGCTCAATCGTCAACGAATGGACGAGTTCATCGCTGCGGGACGGCAAGCGCTAGAAGACGTTGACACGCCGCTCGACCGGTTATTCAGCGCACTGCGGGCACTAGTCGTCTATTTCACCGAGCACCCGAACTATCTGCGCCTCCACATCAACGAAGGGTTGAACTGGGCCACCGCAGGCGTCGACTGGGGACGTGGGAACCAGCGAGCCGCATGGCAGATAGGTCTTGACACCATGGTCGAATTGGCTGAGGACGTCATCGCTTCTGGCGAGACGCCGTCAATGAGTCCATCGGTGTTGGCCGGCTTGGCGGTGTCGGCGTTGCAGGTCTGGCTGACTGATTGGGCCAACTCTGGATGCGACCGTCCCGCCGACGAAGTGGCAAGGGAACTGGTCGAACATATGAAACGGTCGCTAACGATCCGCAGTGTTGCAGAACGGTCTAGTTGA
- a CDS encoding TetR/AcrR family transcriptional regulator, whose amino-acid sequence MGRKDWVLRADRSAEARDRIMSTASEFVSRNGFEAFTINALAAELNCSPATIYRHAGGKAEILERLIFAFSQRIIGSIRQAIAGLEGTERVATAIIVALDLMRGEPLGKLMIGGPSPDRDAGTVTASPFVAKMAEEMIGRSDPLAAQWLIRITFALWYWPAKDKHTEHELVKRFAAPSVTLGLR is encoded by the coding sequence GTGGGACGGAAAGACTGGGTCCTCAGAGCGGACCGTAGCGCGGAAGCGCGTGACCGGATTATGTCGACGGCCTCAGAGTTCGTCTCGCGCAATGGTTTTGAAGCGTTCACCATCAATGCGCTGGCTGCGGAGTTGAATTGCTCGCCGGCAACGATCTATCGCCACGCCGGAGGGAAGGCGGAGATCCTCGAACGTCTTATCTTTGCGTTTTCCCAGCGGATAATCGGCTCGATACGGCAAGCCATAGCCGGGTTGGAGGGAACCGAGCGCGTCGCGACTGCCATCATCGTCGCGCTCGACCTCATGCGGGGTGAGCCGCTCGGAAAGCTGATGATCGGAGGCCCTAGCCCCGACCGCGACGCTGGCACCGTGACCGCATCGCCGTTCGTGGCCAAAATGGCCGAAGAAATGATCGGGCGCAGCGACCCGCTGGCCGCGCAGTGGCTTATCCGCATCACCTTTGCCTTGTGGTACTGGCCCGCCAAGGACAAACACACCGAGCACGAACTGGTGAAACGGTTCGCCGCACCATCAGTGACCCTGGGACTTCGCTGA
- a CDS encoding nitroreductase family deazaflavin-dependent oxidoreductase — MRVPRAVAQFNRRVTNPVARSLTPWLPCLGTLEHTGRKSGRHYRTPLLVFKTRDGFVILIGYGPETDWVKNVLAGGPTVLHKRGNALALGSPRIVSKAEAAPLIRPAPRSLYRLFPYNEAALVLTKITQAD, encoded by the coding sequence ATGCGAGTGCCTCGTGCTGTCGCACAGTTCAATCGCCGTGTCACTAATCCTGTGGCTCGCTCGCTCACACCGTGGCTTCCGTGCCTAGGGACGCTCGAGCACACCGGACGCAAGTCAGGCAGGCATTATCGAACGCCCCTCTTGGTGTTCAAGACCCGGGACGGCTTCGTCATTCTCATCGGCTACGGGCCTGAAACGGACTGGGTCAAAAACGTATTGGCCGGCGGGCCGACCGTACTGCACAAGCGGGGCAACGCCCTCGCGTTGGGCAGCCCGCGCATCGTCAGTAAAGCTGAGGCCGCGCCCCTTATCAGGCCGGCACCCCGATCGCTCTATCGGCTGTTCCCCTACAACGAAGCAGCATTGGTGTTGACGAAAATTACCCAGGCGGATTGA